DNA from Arthrobacter sp. PvP023:
TCAGCCCCACGGACACCTGGTCAGCACCGTTTCCGTGCGAGGCAGCCTTGAAGATCGCGTCCAGTCCGGTCCAGTTGTCCGAGGGGTTGACGAACGTTCCCCGGCCGGCCTTGACGTAGAGGATGTTCTGCGCCCGCAGCGCCTTGAGCGCCTCGCGTACGGTGAGCCTGCTGACATCGTAGGCCTTCGCGATGTCCGCCTCGGGAGGGATGGCATCGTGCGGCTTCAGCTTGCCGTCGAGGATGTCGTCGAGCAGGCCGTCGACGAGATCGTCAACGAGTGTCCTGCGGCCCATCCTGGCTCCTGCCTTCAGTCGTGCCCGCCGCTGCGGGTGCCTTCAACATTACTGTCGAACGCGGCCGGGATCAGCATCATGGCCCGAACCCGCGACATACCGGTCCAGCTTCGCCAGGGTGGCGTCCAGGTTGGCGGGGTGGCGGCGCAGGTAGCCGGCCAGCCGAAGGAAGAACTTCCCCCGGACCTGCCGGGCATCCCATTGCTCGGTAACCAGCGTGCCCGGGACTCCGCGGGCGTCCGTGGAGGGCTCCAGCACATAGCGCCACACGTGGCCAAAGAAGTGCCGCCAGGCGATGCGCCGGCCTTCTTCGAACTCACAGACCGTGTTGAGGATCTTGTAGTCCACCAGCATGTTCATTTCCATGCCGAACCTGGCGCCGGCCGACAACCGCTCCGGACCGTGAGGCTGCGCTGCTTTTACGGTCTCAGACCCGTCGATCACGCTGTGCAGGGCGGGCGTGGCCAGGACCTCGAAAATGGCCTCGGGCCCGGCCTGGATGAAGCGGTGGCGGGACACAAGGTATCTGTTGCTCATCCGGCAAGCCTAACCGTTTCGGCCTGTTGCAGAATGAGTCATGCGCACT
Protein-coding regions in this window:
- a CDS encoding polyketide cyclase / dehydrase and lipid transport yields the protein MSNRYLVSRHRFIQAGPEAIFEVLATPALHSVIDGSETVKAAQPHGPERLSAGARFGMEMNMLVDYKILNTVCEFEEGRRIAWRHFFGHVWRYVLEPSTDARGVPGTLVTEQWDARQVRGKFFLRLAGYLRRHPANLDATLAKLDRYVAGSGHDADPGRVRQ